The proteins below are encoded in one region of Fusobacterium massiliense:
- a CDS encoding aspartate carbamoyltransferase catalytic subunit, with protein MKNLLSMEDLTNEEIVSLVKRALELKKGAENKKRNDLFVANLFFENSTRTKKSFEVAEKKLNLNVVDFEVSTSSIQKGETLYDTCKTLEMIGVNMLVIRHSENEYYKQLENLKIPVINGGDGSGEHPSQCLLDIMTIYETYGKFEDLNIIIAGDIKNSRVARSNKKALTRLGAKVQFVAPEIWKDKSLGEFVNFDDVIDKVDICMLLRVQHERHTDSKEKSEFSKENYHKNYGLTEERYKRLKEKAIIMHPAPVNRDVEIADSLVESEKSLIFEQMKNGMFMRQAILEYIIDNNKL; from the coding sequence ATGAAAAATTTGTTGTCTATGGAAGATTTAACAAATGAAGAAATAGTATCATTGGTAAAAAGAGCTTTAGAACTAAAAAAAGGAGCAGAGAATAAAAAAAGAAATGATTTGTTTGTTGCAAATTTGTTTTTTGAAAATTCAACTCGTACAAAGAAAAGTTTTGAAGTTGCAGAAAAAAAATTAAATCTAAATGTTGTTGATTTTGAAGTTTCAACTTCTTCTATTCAAAAGGGAGAAACTCTTTATGATACTTGTAAAACTCTCGAAATGATAGGAGTTAATATGTTGGTAATAAGACATTCAGAAAATGAATACTACAAACAACTTGAAAATTTAAAAATACCTGTAATAAATGGTGGAGATGGAAGTGGAGAACACCCTTCGCAATGCCTTTTAGATATTATGACTATATATGAAACTTATGGAAAATTTGAGGATTTAAATATAATTATTGCTGGAGATATAAAAAATTCTAGAGTTGCAAGAAGTAATAAAAAAGCACTTACAAGACTAGGAGCTAAGGTTCAATTTGTAGCACCTGAAATATGGAAAGATAAAAGTCTAGGAGAATTTGTAAACTTTGATGATGTAATAGATAAAGTAGATATTTGTATGCTTTTAAGAGTTCAACATGAAAGACATACAGATAGTAAAGAAAAATCTGAGTTTTCAAAAGAAAATTATCATAAAAATTATGGCTTGACAGAAGAAAGATACAAAAGATTAAAAGAGAAAGCAATTATAATGCACCCTGCTCCAGTAAATAGAGATGTAGAAATAGCAGATAGTTTAGTTGAAAGTGAAAAATCTCTTATATTTGAACAAATGAAAAATGGAATGTTTATGAGACAGGCAATACTTGAATATATTATCGATAATAACAAGTTGTAA
- the pyrR gene encoding bifunctional pyr operon transcriptional regulator/uracil phosphoribosyltransferase PyrR, with amino-acid sequence MKILLDENGIQRSITRISYEIIERNKSVEDIVLVGIKSRGDILAERIKQKVLEIENIAIPLETIDITYYRDDIDRKNFDLDIKKTEFKSDLTGKVVVIVDDVLYTGRTIRAGLDAILSKSRPAKIQLACLIDRGHRELPIRADFIGKNIPTSHSENIEVYLKELDGKEEVVIL; translated from the coding sequence ATGAAAATATTATTAGATGAAAATGGCATACAAAGATCGATTACTAGAATATCATATGAAATTATTGAAAGAAATAAATCAGTAGAAGATATTGTTTTAGTTGGAATAAAAAGCAGAGGAGATATTCTAGCAGAAAGAATAAAACAAAAAGTATTAGAAATTGAAAATATTGCTATTCCACTAGAAACTATTGATATTACTTATTATCGTGATGATATTGATAGGAAGAATTTTGACTTAGATATTAAAAAAACAGAATTTAAAAGTGATTTAACAGGGAAAGTTGTTGTTATAGTTGATGATGTATTGTATACAGGAAGAACTATAAGAGCGGGACTTGATGCAATTCTTAGCAAGTCAAGGCCAGCTAAAATTCAACTAGCTTGTTTAATTGATAGAGGACACCGTGAATTACCAATAAGGGCAGATTTTATAGGGAAGAATATACCAACTTCTCATTCAGAAAATATAGAAGTATATTTGAAAGAATTAGATGGAAAAGAAGAGGTTGTAATATTGTAA
- the nikB gene encoding nickel ABC transporter permease, producing MIKYIIKRVLYLIPILIGVTFLTFLMLYLAPSDPISMKYTSMATVGDSKYIENKKQEMGLNDTFIKQYLRWSKNVLSGDLGISTKYNVPVKDEISKRLPKTLALTGTSIFITIFLAFPLGIISAQYKNKWLDYIIRFFSFIGISIPSFWLGLMLMYFFSVKFKLLPIIGSNGIKSLILPSITLSVWLIAVYIRRIRACILEEINKDYVIALKSKGISYSKIMFFHVLPNSLLTIVTMFGMSIGAILGGTTIIETIFEYRGLGKMAADAITNRDYFLMQGYVIWTAIIYVVINLIVDILYKYLNPKIRIGDEN from the coding sequence TTGATAAAGTATATAATAAAAAGAGTCTTATATCTAATTCCTATCTTGATCGGAGTAACTTTTTTAACATTTTTAATGTTATACCTAGCTCCATCAGATCCTATATCAATGAAATATACCTCAATGGCTACTGTTGGAGACTCAAAATATATAGAAAATAAAAAACAAGAAATGGGACTAAATGATACTTTTATAAAACAGTATTTAAGATGGTCTAAAAATGTTTTATCTGGTGATTTAGGAATATCTACTAAATATAATGTACCAGTAAAAGATGAAATAAGTAAACGACTTCCTAAAACTTTAGCATTAACTGGAACATCTATTTTTATAACAATTTTTTTAGCTTTCCCTCTTGGAATAATCTCAGCTCAATATAAAAATAAATGGCTAGATTATATTATAAGATTTTTTTCATTTATAGGTATTTCCATCCCTAGTTTTTGGTTAGGTTTAATGTTAATGTATTTCTTTTCAGTGAAATTCAAGCTTTTACCTATTATTGGAAGTAATGGAATAAAAAGTCTTATTCTTCCTTCAATAACACTTTCAGTATGGTTGATTGCTGTTTATATAAGAAGAATTAGAGCTTGTATACTTGAAGAAATAAACAAAGATTATGTAATTGCATTAAAATCAAAAGGGATTTCATATTCAAAAATAATGTTTTTTCATGTTCTCCCAAACTCATTATTAACAATAGTTACAATGTTTGGAATGTCAATAGGAGCTATATTGGGTGGAACAACAATAATTGAAACAATATTTGAATATCGTGGCCTTGGTAAAATGGCAGCAGATGCTATAACTAATAGAGATTATTTTTTAATGCAAGGTTATGTTATTTGGACAGCTATAATTTATGTAGTAATTAATCTTATTGTAGATATTCTTTATAAATATCTTAATCCTAAAATTAGAATAGGAGATGAAAATTAA
- the nikC gene encoding nickel transporter permease encodes MLNKKIDYKFSTIFILAILIILITVFASYIAPYNPDYQNYEAISQAPNSNYLLGTDYVGRDILSRILYGGRYSLLIALLVTLLVAFIGIIIGLISGYSGGIIDIIIMRIVDMIMSFPYIVFVIAIVTIFGGGLKNLILAMTLISWTNYARVTRAMVISLKNNDFINQAKLSGASDIRIMYKYLAPNVLPYLIVLTTQDIANNLLTLSSLSLLGIGVQPPTAEWGLMLSEGKKYIQTAPWILFFPGIAIFICVIVFNLLGDSLRDILDPKK; translated from the coding sequence ATGTTAAATAAAAAAATTGATTATAAATTTTCTACAATTTTCATACTAGCTATCCTTATAATTTTAATTACAGTTTTTGCAAGCTATATAGCTCCATATAATCCTGACTACCAAAATTATGAAGCTATATCTCAGGCTCCAAATTCTAATTACTTACTAGGAACTGATTATGTTGGAAGAGATATTTTATCAAGAATACTTTATGGAGGTAGATATTCACTACTAATTGCATTATTAGTAACTTTATTAGTTGCTTTCATTGGAATTATAATAGGACTTATATCTGGTTATTCAGGAGGCATAATTGATATTATTATTATGAGAATTGTTGATATGATAATGTCATTTCCTTATATAGTTTTTGTAATAGCAATTGTAACAATTTTTGGAGGGGGATTAAAAAATTTAATTTTAGCTATGACTTTAATTAGCTGGACTAACTATGCAAGAGTTACAAGAGCCATGGTAATCTCTCTGAAAAATAATGATTTTATTAATCAAGCTAAATTAAGTGGAGCTAGTGATATAAGAATTATGTATAAATATTTAGCTCCTAATGTTTTACCATATTTAATTGTTCTAACAACACAAGATATTGCAAATAATCTTTTAACTTTATCAAGTCTGTCTCTTTTAGGAATAGGTGTTCAACCTCCAACAGCAGAATGGGGACTTATGTTAAGTGAAGGTAAAAAATATATTCAAACAGCTCCCTGGATACTTTTTTTTCCAGGAATAGCAATATTTATTTGTGTAATTGTTTTTAATTTACTTGGGGATAGTTTAAGAGATATTCTTGATCCTAAAAAGTAA
- a CDS encoding ABC transporter substrate-binding protein: protein MKKKVLLGIFLALISIGILSSCGSEKTTSATETKGGHMNVALYWFGETLDPALDWDGWTLTRAAVGETLVTVDENLQLVGQLADSWENVDETTWKFHIRQGVTFQNGNPLTPEAVKSSIERTVKLNERGENALKLASIDVDGEYVIIKTKEPYGAFLANISDPMFIIVDTSVDTSKFKETPVCTGPYMVTSFKPATSFEVTAYENYWGGKPALDSITVFDIEDDNTRALALQSGDVDMAQGVRAGDIALFTDNKDYVVKSTTGTRIEFMTMNTVKSPLKDKNLRLAINSAVDYDTIAKVVGGGAVAAKAPFPASAPYGYNELNKQAFDIEKAKNLLTEAGYKDTNNDGFVDKDGKNLEINIYGTAGGNTRANSTVAELLEAQLKNAGIKANIKIAENLDEIKKNLEFDLLFQNWQTVSTGDSQWFLDNAFKTDGSGNYGKYSNKQLDDLINELATTFDVKERQKITKEASQIIIDEAYGTYIVSQANVNVSNNKVENMANFPIDYYFLTANTKISK, encoded by the coding sequence GTGAAGAAAAAAGTATTATTAGGAATTTTTTTAGCCCTTATTTCAATTGGAATTTTATCAAGTTGTGGTAGTGAAAAAACTACTTCAGCAACTGAAACTAAGGGTGGACATATGAATGTTGCTCTTTATTGGTTTGGAGAAACATTGGACCCTGCATTAGACTGGGATGGTTGGACTTTAACAAGAGCTGCTGTTGGAGAAACATTAGTAACTGTCGATGAAAATTTACAATTAGTAGGACAATTAGCAGATTCTTGGGAAAATGTTGATGAAACAACTTGGAAATTTCATATTCGTCAAGGTGTAACTTTCCAAAATGGAAATCCTTTAACTCCAGAAGCAGTAAAATCTTCTATTGAAAGAACTGTAAAATTGAATGAAAGAGGAGAAAATGCTTTAAAACTAGCTAGTATAGATGTAGATGGAGAATATGTAATTATAAAAACAAAAGAACCATATGGAGCATTTTTAGCAAATATCTCTGATCCAATGTTTATAATAGTTGATACTAGTGTTGATACTTCTAAGTTTAAAGAAACTCCTGTTTGTACAGGTCCATACATGGTAACTTCATTTAAACCTGCTACTTCATTTGAGGTTACTGCTTACGAAAATTATTGGGGTGGAAAACCTGCACTTGATAGTATAACTGTTTTTGATATAGAAGATGATAATACAAGAGCACTTGCATTACAATCAGGAGATGTTGACATGGCTCAAGGTGTAAGAGCTGGAGATATAGCTTTATTTACTGATAATAAAGATTATGTTGTTAAATCAACAACAGGAACTCGTATTGAATTTATGACAATGAATACAGTAAAATCTCCTTTGAAAGATAAAAATCTTCGTTTAGCTATCAACTCAGCAGTTGACTATGATACTATAGCAAAAGTCGTTGGTGGAGGAGCTGTTGCTGCTAAAGCACCGTTTCCAGCTAGTGCTCCTTATGGTTACAATGAACTTAATAAACAAGCTTTTGATATAGAAAAAGCTAAAAATCTTTTAACTGAAGCAGGTTATAAAGATACAAACAATGATGGTTTTGTTGATAAAGATGGAAAAAATCTTGAAATAAATATTTATGGAACAGCTGGTGGAAACACTAGAGCAAACTCAACAGTAGCTGAACTTTTAGAAGCTCAATTAAAAAATGCAGGAATAAAAGCTAATATAAAAATAGCTGAAAATCTTGATGAAATTAAAAAGAATTTAGAATTTGATCTTTTATTCCAAAACTGGCAAACAGTTTCAACTGGAGATTCTCAATGGTTCCTAGATAATGCTTTCAAGACTGATGGAAGTGGAAACTATGGTAAATATAGTAATAAACAATTAGATGATTTAATCAATGAACTTGCAACAACATTTGATGTAAAAGAACGTCAAAAAATAACAAAAGAAGCTAGTCAAATAATAATAGACGAAGCTTATGGAACATACATAGTAAGCCAAGCTAATGTAAATGTATCTAATAATAAAGTAGAAAATATGGCTAATTTCCCAATAGATTATTATTTCTTAACAGCAAATACAAAAATATCAAAATAG
- a CDS encoding ABC transporter ATP-binding protein produces the protein MKPLLEIKNLNINYKNSIKAVKNVSLTLEDNQIISIVGESGSGKSTLIRAILKLLPMGGEIESGNIFFLEKDILNLNKNELNKLRGKDIGMIFQDPNSTMDPIKTIEKQFIEYILEHNNISKKEAIDLAKKYLLKLNLIDVERVLKSYPFELSGGMKQRVSIAMAMAQNPKLLLADEPTSALDVTIQAQVINELKKIRENFKTSIILVTHNMGVAAYISDKIAVMRNGEIVEFGDRDQIIKNPQHDYTKSLLNAIINLK, from the coding sequence ATGAAACCTCTATTAGAAATTAAAAATTTGAATATCAACTATAAAAATTCTATAAAAGCCGTTAAAAATGTTAGTTTAACATTAGAAGATAATCAAATTATTTCAATAGTTGGTGAAAGTGGAAGTGGTAAGAGCACTCTCATAAGAGCTATTCTGAAATTACTTCCAATGGGTGGAGAAATAGAAAGTGGTAATATCTTTTTCTTAGAGAAAGATATTCTCAATCTAAATAAAAATGAACTCAATAAGCTTAGAGGAAAAGATATAGGAATGATATTTCAAGATCCTAATTCAACAATGGATCCTATAAAAACTATTGAAAAACAGTTTATTGAATATATTTTAGAGCATAATAACATATCAAAAAAAGAAGCTATTGATTTAGCAAAAAAATATTTGTTGAAACTTAATTTAATAGATGTAGAAAGAGTTTTAAAATCTTATCCCTTTGAACTTTCAGGTGGAATGAAGCAACGTGTTTCTATTGCTATGGCAATGGCACAAAATCCTAAATTATTATTAGCTGATGAGCCTACAAGTGCCCTTGATGTTACTATACAAGCTCAAGTTATTAATGAACTAAAAAAAATTAGAGAAAATTTTAAAACATCTATTATTTTAGTCACTCATAATATGGGAGTTGCTGCTTATATATCTGATAAAATTGCCGTTATGAGAAATGGAGAAATTGTTGAATTTGGAGATAGAGATCAAA